Genomic window (Oryza sativa Japonica Group chromosome 3, ASM3414082v1):
CTCCACACGACATGGCTTCTCAAGGTCAAAAGAACTGATTTGCTGTTTATTTCTTcaattctttctttcttgtttgaTTTGCTCCGGCTCAATTCTTTCTGATACTGATAAGAGACGACATGAGTAATTGTGTGCGCAGAAGAGAAGACGAGCGTCAAGTCGGAGgaggcctcgtcggcggcggaggagcagccACCTCAAGCtgcagctccgccgccgcgcagggGTGTGCCGCCGGCCAACCCCTTCGACTTCTCAACCATGATGAACTTGCTCAATGTAAGCTTACCTCGCTGCCGACTTATTTCACTAATTGCCTACTCGTTTCAGCGTAATTTCCTCAACTATATTTTGGGTATAATCTCCTCTTGAACCTAAGTTATccgataattaattaattagcagctACCTGTTCAAGATTGAGTTAATTAAGCAACTCACTATATAACCAACCAGGTGTTGTTGCTTATTAGCTGAGATGGAAGCTGGATTGATTAATTATACAGTTCATGCAATTACTAGTAATAATTAGTGAGTCCATTGATGAAATGATGAgcagaaaaaataattagatatGAATAATCTGCATGGTAATTTGTTTGTTTGGAGCAGGATCCGAGCATAAAGGAGATGGCGGAGCAGATCGCCAAGGACCCGGCGTTCACGGAGATGGCGGAGCAGCTGCAGAAGACGGTgcagtcgccgccggcgcggggggcggcgcaggaggctgcggcggcggcggcgccggcgctggaCCCGAGCAAGTACGTGTCGACGATGCAGCAGCTGATGCAGAACCCGCAGTTCGTGGCGATGGCGGAGCGGCTGGGCAGCGCGCTGATGCAGGACCCGGCCATGTCGTCCATGCTTGGCGGCCTCACCAACCCCGCCCACAAGGAGCAGCTCGAGGCCCGCATCGCCCGCATGAAGGACGACCCCTCCCTCAAGCCCATCCTCGACGAGATCGAGaacggcggccccgccgccaTGATGAAGTAAGCATAGTTGCAATTGGCGCCATGGCTGGTTGAgttcatcgtcgtcgtcgtcgtcgatctcgAAAGCAAATGAGCAATGGCAATACTTGTTGCTTCCTTCAGGTATTGGAACGACCCTGAAGCGCTGCAGAAGTTCGGGAGGGCGATGGGCGTCGGCCCGTCgggcgagggcgcggcggcggccggcggcgagcacgaggaggcggaggaagagGGCGGGGAGGAGGGCGAGTACGAGGACGAGTCCGTCATCCACC
Coding sequences:
- the LOC4334805 gene encoding ankyrin repeat domain-containing protein 2A, which codes for MASQEEKTSVKSEEASSAAEEQPPQAAAPPPRRGVPPANPFDFSTMMNLLNDPSIKEMAEQIAKDPAFTEMAEQLQKTVQSPPARGAAQEAAAAAAPALDPSKYVSTMQQLMQNPQFVAMAERLGSALMQDPAMSSMLGGLTNPAHKEQLEARIARMKDDPSLKPILDEIENGGPAAMMKYWNDPEALQKFGRAMGVGPSGEGAAAAGGEHEEAEEEGGEEGEYEDESVIHHTASVGDVEGLKKALEEGVDKDEEDSEGRRGLHFACGYGELKCAQVLLEAGAAVDAVDKNKNTALHYAAGYGRKDCVALLLDHGAAVTVQNLDGKTAIDVAKLNNQEEVLKLLEKHAFV